The nucleotide window ATGGCGAAATTTGACCCAGCTACTGGTGAACCAATTATTTCGTATGGAGAAGTTGACGTTTCATTAATTCCGCCACGTACTCGCGACTATTCTTCGAAAGGGGATAATTAATAATGGAAGCAGTAAACACTGGCAAAACAGTTGAATTGATTATTGTCCGTCAAGATACGGAAAATGGTCCAACACGTGAAGAGAAATTTAGCGTACCTTACCGTCCAGGTATGAACGTAATTTCGGCATTAATGCATATTCAAAGATACCCTGTAACAGCTGATGGAAAAGAAACAACACCTGTTACTTGGGATATGAACTGCTTAGAGGAAGTTTGTGGTGCATGTTCGATGGTTATTAACGGTCGTCCACAGCAATCTTGCTCGGCATTAGTTGATAAATTAACGCAACCAATTCGTTTAGAGCCAATGAAAACTTTCCCTGTTGTTCGTGACTTACAGGTTGACCGTAGCCGTATGTTCAACGCCTTGAAAAAGGTAAAAGCATGGGTGCCAATCGATGGTACGTATGACTTAGGTGAAGGTCCACGTATGCCAGAGCGCAAACGTCAATGGGCTTACGAATTATCAAAATGTATGACATGTGGTGTATGTATGGAAGCATGTCCAAACGTATCTGAAAAAGCTTCGTTTATCGGACCAGCACCATTATCACAAGTTCGCTTATTCAACACACACCCAACAGGTGCAATGAATAAAGATGAGCGTTTAGCTGCAATTATGGGCGATGGCGGTTTAGCAAACTGCGGTAACTCACAAAACTGTGTAGCTGCATGTCCAAAAGGTATTCCTTTAACAACTTCAATCGCTGCACTTAACCGTGCTGCGACTGTACAAATGTTCAAGAACTTCTTCGGTTCTGACCATATGGTAGACTAATAAGGAGCCATCCGAAAGCATAAGTGCTTTTGGATGGTTTTTTAATGTGTAGAAAGCTACAGTCGACAAAATAAAAATCAATTCTTTAAAAAAAACACAGTGCTTAGCTAGGGCAAAGGAAAACAGCAATACCATGTGCCATTTTGCATGTCAGTTTCAACTTATAGTGATTACTATATTCTTCAATTTTTTATGCTATAATGAATAGGTATTCATTATACAAGGGGGAGTTTTTATGCGAGCAGTATATATTGATAACGCAGAGCAGTGGATGGAGGAATTCCGATTTTCGGTAGAAGTAAAGGTACGTTTTAGTGAGACGGATATGTATGGACATTTAAATAATACGGTGCCATTTACTTATTTTGAAATGGCACGTATCGAATATTTACAATCGCTTGGCTTAATGGCTGATTGGGTTTCACCAAATAGTGAAACAATTCCTGTCGTTGCTGATTTGCAATGTGATTTTTTACAGCAAGTATTTTTCGATGAGCGCTTGCGAATTTTTGTGAAGGCTGCAAAAGTAGGCTCCAGCTCTGTTGATGTTCACTATTTAGCCAAAAATGAAAAAGGTGTGCCAGTGTTTACAGGACGAGGTACTATTGTACAAATAAACCGTCAAACTGGCAGAGCACAAGCATGGACAGACCATACCAAAAAACTAATGCTGACAAAGTAGTGAAATCGCCCTCACCGTAATGCTCCTGTTCACATATTTTACAAAGAACAGGATAGGAGGGTGTTATAACATGGGGAACTCACAATCACGCTTATTATTAACGAAACGAGAGCGTGAAATATTTCAACTATTAATTGAAGACTATTCGACAAAGGAAATTTCAGAGAAGCTTGCTATTAGCGAAAAAACAGTTCGCAATCATATTTCCAATACGATACAAAAATTGGGTGTTTCAAGTAGAACACAAGCATTAATCGAGCTGTTACGCTTACAAGAATTGAAGTTAAACGGAACGTAAGCTTGCTATTTTCCTCAAAAAACCTCAAAATAGAGCTATGAATTGTTGTTAGGAGTGATCTTGTAATATGCATAATAATGAAAAACACAGTGCTGACTCTATAGCGACTATAGAAAAAGAACTACGCTTTATTTCACACTTGGTGAAGCAAAAAGGTCGCGAAATTTTAAGTAACTATACAATAACACCTCCGCAGTTTGTAGCACTACAATGGTTGGGAGAAGCAGGCGATATGACGATTGGTGATTTATCCACTAAAATGTATTTAGCTTTTAGCACGACAACAGATTTAGTTGATCGTATGGAGAAAGCCCAGCTTGTACAACGTGTTCGCGATGAACAAGACCGACGTGTTGTGCGCATTCATTTACTGCCTGAGGGAGAGCGAATTATTCAAGAAGTAATTGAGCAACGTCGCCATTATTTGCGCAATATCATGGAAGATTTTGATGTAGAAGAAGCGACAGATTTAGTGCGACTTTTAAGAAAACTACATGTACAAATGAAATAGGATTGAGGCGGTTTATATGGATGCCCCTATCGGTGTCATTGATTCAGGCGTTGGTGGGCTGACAGTTGCAAAGGCGATGATGAGGCTTCTCCCAAATGAAAGCATATACTATATTGGCGATACGGCTAGATGTCCATACGGGCCAAGGACAGAACAAGAGGTACGTCAATTTACGTGGCAAATGGCAAAAGCTTTAGAAAAAATGAATATTAAAATGCTAGTCGTTGCTTGTAACACAGCAACAGCGGTTGCTTTAGAAAGCCTGCAAAGAAAACTATCAATACCTGTTATTGGTGTTATCAATGCTGGTGCACGTGCTGCCATTAAACGAACGAAGCGCAATGAGGTGGCTGTCCTCGCTACTGCAGGCACCATAAAAAGTGCTGCCTATGAAAAAGCATTGCACTCATTGTCAACAAAAGTGAAAGTTATGCCACTCGCTTGCCCGACATTTGTACCGCTTGTGGAGAGTGGTGAGTATGAGGGTCAATTTTCTTATGATTTAGTAGCGGACGGTTTAAAGCCGCTGAAGGATGTAAGCTTCGATACAGTGATTTTAGGCTGTACACATTACCCAATTATCCAAAAGCAAATAGAGGCGGCAGTAGGGGCAGGTATACATGTTGTATCATCAGCAGAAGAAACCGCATATCATGTGCTGGAAACTTTAACTTATACGAATCAATTGCGTACAAATAAACTGGCGCCACAGCATGTTTTTTTTGCGTCAGGCTCTGTACCTATTTTTCGTTCCATTGCTGAAAGATGGCTAGAGCAGCCAAATTTAAATATTCAACGCATTGCGTTTTAATACAAAAGCTAAGGCAGTCTGAAAAGGTAGTATCTTTTCGGGCTGCCCCTTTTTTGCGTACATAATATATGATAAGATTAGTGCGCGAATAAAAAGGAGGATTTTCATGATTAGACATGACGAAAGGGCAGTACATGAGCTGCGCCCAATTCATATCGATACAAATTATTTACTACATCCAGAAGGCTCTGTCCTTATTACAGTAGGCAATACAAAGGTCATTTGTACAGCGACAATAGAGGAGAAGGTTCCGGGCTTTTTAAGAGGGCAAGGCAAAGGCTGGATTACGGCTGAATATTCGATGCTTCCTAGAGCCACAGCACAGCGTACACAGCGCGAATCAGCGCGCGGTAAGATAAATGGTCGGACGATGGAAATACAGCGCCTAATCGGGCGTGCATTGCGTGCTGTTGTCGATTTAGAAGCATTAGGCGAGAAAACAGTATGGATTGACTGTGATGTCATTCAGGCGGATGGTGGTACACGTACAGCCTCCATTACAGGTGCTTTTGTCGCAATGGCACAAGCAATTGCCAAGCTAGGTGAAGAAAAGTCATTTGACACGTTTCCCATCATCGATTATTTAGCTGCAACGAGCGTCGGGATTGTCGAAGAGATTGGCGCTGTAGTAGACTTAAACTATGTAGAAGATGTGGCAGCACTCGTAGACATGAATATTGTCATGACAGGTGCAGGTCGCTTTGTTGAAGTACAAGGCACTGGTGAAGAGGCAACATTTTCTCGTCAAGAATTAAATGAGCTATTAGCGTTAGGTGAAGCGGGGATTCAACAATTAATCGTGCACCAAAAACAAGCATTAGGCGCTGTAGCGGCAATGATTGATGCGAGAAAGGAAGCGTAAGCACATATGACGAAACAAGTAGTAATTGCAACAAAAAATAAAGGCAAGGCGAAGGATTTTGAAGCACTATTCACACCGCTTGGCTATGAGGTTGTTACAATGTTTGATGTAGCACCTGATATGGAAATTGAGGAAACAGGTACAACATTTGAGGAAAATGCAATTTTAAAGGCAGAGGCATTAGCAGAAGCCTTACAAATGCTTGTTATTGCAGATGATAGCGGCTTAGCGATTGACGCATTGAACGGCGAGCCAGGCGTTTATTCAGCACGCTATGCAGGCGATCATGATGACGAGGCAAATATCATCAAAGTATTAGAAAAGCTTCAAGGTGTACCAGAAGAACAGCGTACAGCACGCTTCTGTTGTGCGTTAGCAGTAGCAGGTCCACAATTAGAAACATATACAGTGTTTGGCACGTGTGAAGGGGTTATTTTGGAGGACAAGCGCGGTACAAATGGCTTCGGCTATGATCCAATCTTTTACGTACCACAATTACAGCGTGCAATGGCTGAGCTTTCTCCAGAAGAAAAAGGCGCCATTTCACACCGTGGTAACGCCATTCGCAAATTAGCGGATGTACTTCCAACGTTAATTTAATTGACATGACAAGGGGGCAGCAAATATGAAAATACTAGTAATGAGCGACACGCATGGCGATGCGGAAGTGATTCGCCTCGTGCGCAGCCAGCAGGAAGATAGCGATATTGTTATTCATTGTGGTGACAGTGAGTTATCATATGACCATCCAAATTTAGCAGATGTCGTCCGTGTGCGC belongs to Lysinibacillus louembei and includes:
- the sdhB gene encoding succinate dehydrogenase iron-sulfur subunit; this encodes MEAVNTGKTVELIIVRQDTENGPTREEKFSVPYRPGMNVISALMHIQRYPVTADGKETTPVTWDMNCLEEVCGACSMVINGRPQQSCSALVDKLTQPIRLEPMKTFPVVRDLQVDRSRMFNALKKVKAWVPIDGTYDLGEGPRMPERKRQWAYELSKCMTCGVCMEACPNVSEKASFIGPAPLSQVRLFNTHPTGAMNKDERLAAIMGDGGLANCGNSQNCVAACPKGIPLTTSIAALNRAATVQMFKNFFGSDHMVD
- a CDS encoding acyl-CoA thioesterase, with product MRAVYIDNAEQWMEEFRFSVEVKVRFSETDMYGHLNNTVPFTYFEMARIEYLQSLGLMADWVSPNSETIPVVADLQCDFLQQVFFDERLRIFVKAAKVGSSSVDVHYLAKNEKGVPVFTGRGTIVQINRQTGRAQAWTDHTKKLMLTK
- a CDS encoding helix-turn-helix domain-containing protein: MGNSQSRLLLTKREREIFQLLIEDYSTKEISEKLAISEKTVRNHISNTIQKLGVSSRTQALIELLRLQELKLNGT
- a CDS encoding MarR family winged helix-turn-helix transcriptional regulator; translated protein: MHNNEKHSADSIATIEKELRFISHLVKQKGREILSNYTITPPQFVALQWLGEAGDMTIGDLSTKMYLAFSTTTDLVDRMEKAQLVQRVRDEQDRRVVRIHLLPEGERIIQEVIEQRRHYLRNIMEDFDVEEATDLVRLLRKLHVQMK
- the racE gene encoding glutamate racemase, whose product is MDAPIGVIDSGVGGLTVAKAMMRLLPNESIYYIGDTARCPYGPRTEQEVRQFTWQMAKALEKMNIKMLVVACNTATAVALESLQRKLSIPVIGVINAGARAAIKRTKRNEVAVLATAGTIKSAAYEKALHSLSTKVKVMPLACPTFVPLVESGEYEGQFSYDLVADGLKPLKDVSFDTVILGCTHYPIIQKQIEAAVGAGIHVVSSAEETAYHVLETLTYTNQLRTNKLAPQHVFFASGSVPIFRSIAERWLEQPNLNIQRIAF
- the rph gene encoding ribonuclease PH, with amino-acid sequence MIRHDERAVHELRPIHIDTNYLLHPEGSVLITVGNTKVICTATIEEKVPGFLRGQGKGWITAEYSMLPRATAQRTQRESARGKINGRTMEIQRLIGRALRAVVDLEALGEKTVWIDCDVIQADGGTRTASITGAFVAMAQAIAKLGEEKSFDTFPIIDYLAATSVGIVEEIGAVVDLNYVEDVAALVDMNIVMTGAGRFVEVQGTGEEATFSRQELNELLALGEAGIQQLIVHQKQALGAVAAMIDARKEA
- a CDS encoding XTP/dITP diphosphatase is translated as MTKQVVIATKNKGKAKDFEALFTPLGYEVVTMFDVAPDMEIEETGTTFEENAILKAEALAEALQMLVIADDSGLAIDALNGEPGVYSARYAGDHDDEANIIKVLEKLQGVPEEQRTARFCCALAVAGPQLETYTVFGTCEGVILEDKRGTNGFGYDPIFYVPQLQRAMAELSPEEKGAISHRGNAIRKLADVLPTLI